Proteins from a single region of Thermodesulfatator atlanticus DSM 21156:
- a CDS encoding energy-coupling factor ABC transporter ATP-binding protein, giving the protein MQPILEIKNLSFSYNDRIIFDGLSLSISQGAKIGIMGPNGAGKTTLLRTIVGLNKPDSGQIIFKGHPCATEKDFRLLRRHVGLVFQDPDDQLFCPTVAEDIAFGPLNLGVPREKIPALVAEVLKTLGLEGFEDRVTYRLSGGEKRLVALGTVLAMEPEVLLLDEPTGDLDPRNIERLIRILRELNSSQLIVSHDLDFLCAIVDEIYWLEDGHLRPYLTQDELTLEGAGLIK; this is encoded by the coding sequence ATGCAACCAATTTTAGAGATAAAAAACTTAAGCTTCTCATACAATGACCGCATTATTTTTGATGGGCTCTCACTTAGCATTAGCCAAGGGGCCAAGATAGGCATCATGGGGCCAAACGGTGCGGGAAAGACCACCCTTTTGCGCACCATTGTTGGCCTAAATAAACCAGATAGCGGCCAGATAATTTTTAAAGGCCACCCTTGCGCAACAGAAAAAGACTTCCGCCTGTTGAGACGCCACGTGGGGCTAGTTTTCCAGGATCCAGACGACCAGCTTTTTTGCCCTACGGTTGCAGAAGACATAGCCTTTGGTCCGTTAAATCTTGGGGTCCCACGTGAAAAGATACCAGCCCTTGTGGCAGAAGTTTTGAAAACTCTTGGTCTTGAAGGCTTTGAAGATAGGGTTACTTATCGTCTCTCAGGCGGTGAAAAACGTCTCGTGGCCCTAGGAACCGTGCTTGCCATGGAACCCGAGGTGCTTCTCCTTGACGAACCCACCGGGGACCTTGACCCACGCAACATTGAACGTCTTATCAGGATCTTGAGGGAGCTTAACTCTTCCCAGCTAATAGTTTCACACGACTTAGATTTTCTCTGTGCCATAGTGGATGAAATTTACTGGCTTGAAGATGGCCACCTAAGGCCTTATCTCACGCAAGACGAACTCACCTTGGAAGGTGCTGGGCTAATCAAATAG